The proteins below come from a single Penaeus monodon isolate SGIC_2016 chromosome 23, NSTDA_Pmon_1, whole genome shotgun sequence genomic window:
- the LOC119587865 gene encoding nuclear envelope phosphatase-regulatory subunit 1-like (The sequence of the model RefSeq protein was modified relative to this genomic sequence to represent the inferred CDS: added 36 bases not found in genome assembly), whose product MAEKDFAKFVEHAIFTDSMSLEQTACEDLKAFERRLTEVIARLQPATTRWRMVLVIMAASTALGAYLWLTDPITQEVTFVQSLLNHLFFTFAAITLILLFMMGIHKKVVSPSIITSRTRTVLSDFNMSCDDTGKLILKPRPTTT is encoded by the exons GCAATTTTTACAGACAGCATGTCTCTAGAGCAAACAGCATGTGAAG aTTTAAAAGCCTTTGAGCGACGTTTGACAGAAGTCATTGCTAGACTACAGCCGGCCACCACAAGATGGAGAA tGGTTCTAGTGATAATGGCAGCAAGCACAGCCTTGGGGGCATACCTCTGGCTCACAGATCCCATCACACAAGAAGTGACATTCGTTCAGTCGCTCCTCAACCACCTCTTCTTCACTTTTGCTGCCATTACTCTAA tCTTGCTCTTTATGATGGGCATCCACAAGAAAGTGGTTTCACCATCAATAATCACTTCTCGAACACGCACTGTCCTTTCTGACTTCAACATGTCCTGTGACGACACCGGTAAGCTTATTCTGAAGCCAAGACCTACGACCACATGA